The Dioscorea cayenensis subsp. rotundata cultivar TDr96_F1 chromosome 11, TDr96_F1_v2_PseudoChromosome.rev07_lg8_w22 25.fasta, whole genome shotgun sequence genomic interval TCCGGTTCTATCCATTGATGACAAGTGCGGGGCTTGCAATGCCGTCGCGGTGATCTATCTAACTCCTTTCCTTGCTTTCTCGTTTtgatatttgatttgattttagggaatgttgattttgtgttCTGGATTATAGTTTTTCATTGTGGAATTTTATTGGAACTGATTGTTGTATTGAATGATTTGCAGGGTGAGATTGAGCTTGGACTTTTGAGAGTAAGTGTTCATTATCGTTGATTTTGAACTGATTTAACAATGAAAGACTTGTTTTTCTATCTAAATCCATTCATATTATTTGTCaagaatgaaatttttgttacgCCTTTACCAAATATGCTGTTCGCAcattgcttttttttatatatttttggtcaATCTCATGAATCTCATGTGATTCTAGTAATGCAGTATTCTGACCATTTCTCTATGAACAAGTTCTGTTTtgggttaaaataaaaaaataattaaaatttccatGCTCAAGAGAATGTTAATGTGTTGTTTgtacattgtttttgttttatattttgttcAATCTCTTGTGATTCTAGTAATGCAGCAGTCTGGCAAGAGAATAAGTTTTGTTTCCTGAGTTCTTTAATTTGGGAAAAACATGTCATATTTTCTAAATGCTCATGAGAATGTACTCTCACAAATAAGTATTTGCTTCTAATAAGAGGATATCCAGAACCATTATTTGTTTTGAGAAATTAGTTATTAGTTGTTTCATAGCATAATCTTAGTTGGAAGTAAATAGAGACTCCTTTCTGTCAACTGTCGAATATCCATGTTCCTCCATCCTCTTCTATCTTGGCATCATGTAACTTGATTTACCAttagttctttgttgttctAAATTTAGTCTTTGACCATCGGTTATGTCAAATAtgtcatattatttatatgattGATTTTCCTGTCATTATATTCCAGGAAAAACCAAGAAACCATTTGGACATGCGACACCGTTTGGACTCCAAGGGCCAGCGTGAAGGGAAAGTCATTGATTATAAGTATCAACTTGAAATCTGATCCCtcaatgatttgattttttttaagcaatTCTTTCTTTGATAATGTCTGGTTGAATTTGTAATTGTACGCTAAAGTTGAAGATCAAATCATTTATATacaatgtaaaatattatttctaGGGGAATATGCTTTAGTGTACTagtttatttcatatatttaattttataaccaGCTGAAATATAACTCCCAATGTCTATTTTCTCTGTTTCTAGGGTCAGCGAGTTGAGAGTTGTTGAACTCTTGGATGGCCTCTGCGAGAAAATGCTTGACTACACTCTGGAGAAGGtaaattgtttcattttctGACCTAAGCACATTGTCACACATAAGGAATGGTGCTTTTGTTTGATCCAGGCGCATTCAGTTTCTATCTTCTATTTTGCTGAAATGTATGGTGAATCTTGCAGGTGGATTCAGGTAAAAAAGAATGGATCAAAGTAAAGGACTGGGACAGCCTCAAAGCAGGTAGAAATTTTCAGTTTCATTCAGAATTAAAGTTACAAGTCATTTGCTTCTCCTGTGTTGGAATATTATGTCAAAGTTTTGGTGTACTTTTTCTTAAAGAGTTTGCAAATTTCCTATTAATCTATAAGGTTTCACTATTACTTATCATgattattttacaatatttgaCATCTTGGTTATACATATACACATTTAAATCATCTTCCTTCTGGATGACATATCTTAGATAAAAATCTTTGCATGAAATTTTAAGTTTGGAAATCTACTTATCATTAATATCTGCACAGT includes:
- the LOC120272242 gene encoding protein seele; the protein is MEGRERAKSIQSISLVLVLISAVFVPVLSIDDKCGACNAVAGEIELGLLREKPRNHLDMRHRLDSKGQREGKVIDYKVSELRVVELLDGLCEKMLDYTLEKVDSGKKEWIKVKDWDSLKADKPKARAYSKDLSSYCGRLLEETEDELTEQIKQGSVQPEDVSKILCQDLSKHCRNVSDSTSKDDHKEL